A single region of the Amphiprion ocellaris isolate individual 3 ecotype Okinawa chromosome 4, ASM2253959v1, whole genome shotgun sequence genome encodes:
- the odad3 gene encoding coiled-coil domain-containing protein 151, with protein sequence MALSADTTKPPLRDQITELQRKIQLLEGDRTAYHESTQSTIKKNVTAIRQLRQDNKRLLRELAEANAGDEHIIKVAFHNRALEKDGYRNMSGNEALATLDYRVLSKRKRLNALKATTQSYQCRLGELKKYHGGKSVGSSATASTDAFTHKGEEEAMNLRALENSLEKTRFKCKEAKNIMSNYLKLKSHLQDESLTFEGQLDNLEAEILKHREEYQNLQAMNKDAQLFEKAAKAELQQLEALLYKERKERERLKASYMKKAEEHKAQAEKVDRRVQRTIIQPDELSSEAPHSTTRMAGEEEKPMSTFEEAFRRLKETTGVTNSQEVEDRITTQRRTHQHLEKLKGENEEVLLQLKQQKELLNQQFENIKYSGEAKFSSDQQILEDCEQQLQAQLQRCNAGRERLDWLVKTFSTVRAAVEHLTDKLKHIAVSVDAVAEVHPDCDEFVVELMTQWEPKLQVLQQELQGKDLAAIKKEMEEEEFTVRIEEKLPEYNTRVRLPEDEALDLFTDEDRSGEEEADIVSREALKRQSQLIVDSNSKRKSWKKKKGKF encoded by the exons ATGGCACTCAGTGCTGACACAACAAAACCTCCGCTACGTGACCAAATAACAGAGCTTCAGCGTAAAATCCAACTACTGG AGGGCGACAGAACTGCATACCATGAGAGCACCCAGTCCACCATCAAGAAGAACGTAACGGCCATCCGCCAGCTGAGGCAGGACAACAAAAGGCTGTTGAGAGAACTGGCAGAAGCTAATGCT GGTGATGAACACATCATTAAAGTGGCCTTTCATAACAGAGCCTTGGAGAAGGATGGCTACCGCAACATGTCAGGAAAT gaggctctCGCAACTCTAGACTACAGGGTGCTGTCCAAGAGGAAGCGTCTGAATGCCCTAAAAGCCACCACCCAGTCCTACCAGTGCCGCCTTGGCGAGCTGAAGAAGTACCATGGAGGGAAATCAGTGGGCAGCAGTGCAACGGCGTCTACTGATGCTTTCACTCACAAGGGAGAGGAAGAGGCCATG aATCTGCGTGCGCTGGAGAACAGTCTGGAGAAAACTCGGTTTAAGTGCAAGGAGGCTAAGAACATCATGAGTAACTATTTAAAACTCAAAAGTCACTTACAG GATGAGAGTCTGACTTTTGAGGGCCAGTTGGACAATCTGGAGGCCGAAATCCTGAAGCACAGAGAGGAGTATCAAAACCTGCAGGCCATGAATAAAGATGCTCAGCTCTTTGAAAAAGCAGCTAAG GCCGAgttgcagcagctggaggcaTTGCTCTACAAGGAGCGTAAGGAAAGAGAGCGTCTCAAAGCAAGCTACATGAAAAAGGCTGAGGAGCACAAAGCCCAGGCTGAAAAAGTCGATAGGAGG GTCCAGAGAACAATTATCCAGCCAGATGAACTTAGCAGTGAAGCCCCACACAGCACCACCAGGATGGCAGGAGAAGAGGAAAAGCCAATGTCTACCTTTGAGGAGGCCTTCAGACGCCTGAAGGAGACCACCGGGGTCACAAATTCACAg GAGGTAGAAGACCGCATTACCACCCAGAGGAGGACACACCAGCATCTGGAGAAGCTGAAGGGAGAGAACGAGGAggtcctgctgcagctgaagcagCAGAAGGAGCTTCTGAACCAACAGTTTGAAAATATAAAGTATTCAGGAGAGGCTAAATTCTCCAG TGACCAGCAGATTTTGGAAGATTGTGAGCAGCAACTCCAGGCTCAGTTGCAGAGGTGTAATGCAGGCAGAGAGCGCCTGGATTGGCTTGTGAAAACCTTCAGCACTGTCCGAGCCGCCGTTGAGCACCTGAcagacaaactgaaacacaTCGCAGTG AGTGTGGATGCAGTTGCTGAAGTACATCCAGACTGTGATGAATTTGTGGTGGAGCTGATGACCCAGTGGGAGCCTAAATTACAGGTACTGCAACAGGAGCTTCAAGGAAAGGATCTGGCTGCCATTAAGAAGGAaatggaagaagaggag TTCACTGTCAGGATTGAAGAGAAACTGCCAGAGTACAACACTCGAGTCAGACTACCTGAGGATGAAGCATTGGACCTCTTCACTGATG AGGACAGGAGTGGAGAGGAAGAGGCTGACATCGTCTCACGGGAGGCACTGAAACGTCAGTCTCAGCTGATCGTCGACTCCAACTCCAAGAGGAAGtcctggaagaagaagaagggcaAGTTCTGA